A section of the Pseudomonas fluorescens genome encodes:
- a CDS encoding cation diffusion facilitator family transporter produces MSNRGEQALLKQSTILMFAVAIAGIVTGVISGAQSILFDGFFSLIATFIKVLMLITAKLIAKKSNDRFQFGYWHLEPMVLLIEGSFLLLIAIYAFLNGVFGIINGGREIELGLVIIYAAVFTVVEFAYFFYVRHRNRTLQSSLIQFDNISWLVDAMLSVGLLVSFLAALLLKSQGYGEWAVYVDPMILILLALSMLAPALKILRPALRDVLGIAPDQLDDKVREVMDAAQARHGFEDYVSYVQKHGRARFIEIHVVLPADYPVDKVATLDGLREEISTGLGAADKARWLTISFTGDRKWIA; encoded by the coding sequence GTGAGTAACCGAGGTGAGCAGGCACTGCTCAAACAATCGACCATCCTGATGTTCGCCGTAGCGATCGCGGGGATTGTCACGGGTGTGATATCTGGCGCCCAATCCATTTTATTCGACGGCTTTTTCTCGCTGATTGCGACCTTTATCAAGGTGCTGATGCTGATCACGGCCAAGCTGATCGCCAAGAAAAGCAACGACCGCTTCCAGTTCGGCTACTGGCACCTGGAACCTATGGTGTTGCTGATCGAGGGCAGTTTCCTGCTGTTGATCGCCATCTATGCGTTTCTCAACGGTGTGTTCGGCATTATCAATGGCGGGCGTGAGATCGAGCTGGGGTTGGTGATCATCTACGCGGCAGTGTTTACGGTGGTCGAGTTCGCCTATTTCTTCTATGTGCGCCACCGCAACCGCACGTTGCAGTCGTCGCTGATCCAGTTCGACAACATCAGTTGGCTGGTGGACGCGATGCTCTCCGTGGGCCTGCTGGTGAGCTTCCTGGCCGCGTTGCTGCTCAAGTCCCAGGGCTATGGCGAGTGGGCGGTGTATGTCGACCCCATGATCCTGATCCTGCTGGCCCTGAGCATGCTGGCGCCGGCCTTGAAAATCCTGCGCCCGGCCTTGCGCGATGTGCTGGGCATAGCCCCGGACCAGTTGGACGACAAGGTGCGCGAAGTGATGGACGCGGCCCAGGCCCGGCATGGTTTCGAGGACTACGTGTCCTACGTGCAGAAACACGGGCGGGCGCGGTTTATCGAGATTCATGTGGTGTTGCCGGCTGACTACCCGGTGGATAAGGTCGCGACGCTCGATGGGCTGCGTGAAGAGATATCCACAGGGCTGGGTGCGGCGGACAAGGCGCGCTGGTTGACCATCAGCTTTACCGGCGATCGCAAGTGGATTGCCTGA
- a CDS encoding SDR family oxidoreductase, translating to MSDTLFITGATSGFGEACARRFAEAGWKLVLTGRRAERLNALVEELSKQTEVHGLVVDVRDRKGMEEAIANLPSSFSTLRGLINNAGLAVGTDPAPKCSLDDWETMVDTNIKGLLTTTSLLLPRLIAHGRGAGIINLGSIAGNYPYPGSHVYGGSKAFVKQFSLNLRCDLQGTGVRVTNIEPGLCESEFSLVRFGGDQARYDATYAGAEPIQPQDIADTIFWVMNTPAHVNINRLELMPVSQTWAGFAIERGAK from the coding sequence ATGTCCGACACGCTGTTTATTACTGGCGCAACTTCAGGTTTCGGCGAAGCCTGTGCTCGTCGCTTTGCCGAGGCAGGCTGGAAACTGGTGCTCACCGGTCGTCGTGCCGAACGCTTGAATGCCCTGGTCGAAGAGCTTTCCAAGCAGACCGAGGTGCATGGGCTGGTGGTGGACGTGCGTGACCGCAAGGGAATGGAAGAGGCGATTGCCAACCTGCCATCGTCGTTCAGCACGCTGCGCGGGCTGATCAACAACGCCGGCCTGGCGGTGGGCACCGACCCGGCGCCCAAATGCAGCCTCGACGATTGGGAAACCATGGTCGATACCAATATCAAGGGCCTGCTGACCACCACCAGCCTGCTGCTGCCGCGCCTGATCGCCCATGGCCGTGGCGCCGGGATCATCAACCTGGGCTCCATCGCCGGCAACTACCCGTACCCGGGCAGCCATGTGTATGGCGGCTCCAAGGCGTTCGTCAAACAGTTTTCCCTGAACCTGCGCTGCGATCTGCAAGGCACCGGTGTGCGTGTGACCAACATCGAACCGGGCCTGTGCGAAAGCGAGTTCTCCCTGGTGCGCTTCGGCGGTGACCAGGCGCGTTACGACGCCACTTACGCCGGTGCCGAGCCGATCCAGCCGCAGGACATTGCCGACACCATCTTCTGGGTGATGAACACGCCGGCCCACGTGAACATCAACCGTCTGGAGTTGATGCCGGTGAGCCAGACCTGGGCTGGGTTTGCGATTGAGCGTGGGGCCAAGTAA
- the ureE gene encoding urease accessory protein UreE, with protein sequence MLVIHRRIAPQPVWAAELLLNFEARSKSRLRCFSAEGEDVGLFLERGQPPLHDGEFLQAEDGRVVRVCARPEQLLHVTCSSAFELTRAAYHLGNRHVALQVGDGWLRLLDDYVLKAMLEQLGAHTQTLEAPFQPEHGAYGGGHHHSRHGDEDFNYPPKLHQFGVRL encoded by the coding sequence ATGCTGGTGATCCACCGCCGAATCGCCCCCCAACCTGTCTGGGCCGCAGAGTTACTGCTGAACTTCGAAGCCCGCAGCAAAAGCCGCCTGCGCTGTTTCAGTGCCGAGGGCGAAGACGTCGGCCTGTTTCTGGAGCGCGGCCAGCCGCCGCTGCACGATGGGGAATTCCTACAGGCTGAAGACGGACGTGTCGTACGTGTCTGCGCACGCCCTGAACAACTGCTGCACGTCACCTGCAGCAGTGCCTTCGAACTGACCCGTGCGGCCTACCACCTGGGCAACCGCCATGTGGCCCTGCAAGTGGGCGACGGCTGGCTGCGCCTGCTCGATGACTACGTGCTCAAGGCCATGCTGGAGCAATTGGGCGCCCACACCCAAACCCTCGAAGCACCGTTCCAACCAGAGCACGGCGCCTACGGTGGTGGCCATCATCACTCGCGCCACGGTGATGAAGACTTCAACTACCCGCCCAAACTGCATCAGTTCGGCGTGCGCCTGTGA
- a CDS encoding TetR family transcriptional regulator — MLPRAEQKQQTRLALMDAARHLMECGRGFGSLSLREVAKSAGIVPTGFYRHFADMDQLGLVLVSEVGQTFRATIRLVRHNEFVMGGIIDASVRIFLDVVAANRSQFLFLAREQYGGCLAVRQAIGALREDITSDLAADLTLMPKLQHLDAEGLHVMADLIVKSVFATLPDIIDPPAAALPAHLTPQAKITQQLRFIFIGLKHWQGLGSTE, encoded by the coding sequence ATGCTCCCCCGCGCCGAACAGAAGCAACAGACCCGCCTTGCCTTGATGGACGCAGCCCGCCATCTGATGGAGTGTGGCCGAGGGTTTGGCAGCCTGAGCCTGCGCGAAGTGGCCAAGAGCGCCGGTATCGTGCCCACCGGTTTTTACCGTCACTTTGCCGATATGGACCAACTGGGCCTGGTGCTCGTCAGTGAGGTCGGCCAGACCTTCCGCGCCACTATCCGCCTGGTGCGCCACAACGAATTCGTCATGGGCGGCATCATCGATGCCTCGGTACGGATCTTTCTCGATGTGGTAGCGGCCAACCGTTCGCAATTTTTGTTCCTGGCCCGTGAGCAATACGGCGGTTGCCTGGCCGTGCGCCAAGCCATCGGCGCCCTGCGCGAAGACATCACCTCGGACCTGGCGGCCGACCTGACGCTGATGCCCAAGCTCCAGCACCTGGACGCCGAGGGCCTGCATGTGATGGCCGACCTGATCGTCAAAAGCGTGTTCGCCACCCTGCCCGACATTATCGACCCTCCCGCTGCCGCCCTGCCGGCGCACCTCACACCCCAGGCCAAGATCACCCAGCAACTGCGCTTTATCTTTATCGGCCTCAAGCACTGGCAAGGCCTGGGCAGCACCGAATAG
- a CDS encoding esterase/lipase family protein, translating to MPQTLATRYPLVLVPGMLGFVRLLLYPYWYGIVPALRAGGAQVFAVQVAPLNSSEVRGEQLLVQIEQIRRQTGAGKVNLIGHSQGSLTARYAAAKRPEWVASVTSVAGPNHGSELADYLHTHYPADSAKGRIMSALLRLVGALMGLLETGYRGPRFAADIHASHQSLTSEGVALFNRQYPQGLPDTWGGQGPEEVGGVRYYSWSGTLQPGKTDRGRNLLDGTHRSCRLFARTFVREKGQCDGMVGRYSSHLGTVIGDDYALDHFDIVNQSLGLVGKGAEPIRLFVEHARRLKAAGV from the coding sequence ATGCCGCAGACATTGGCTACACGTTATCCCCTGGTTCTGGTGCCGGGCATGCTCGGGTTTGTGCGGCTGCTGCTGTACCCGTACTGGTACGGCATCGTCCCGGCCTTGCGTGCCGGCGGGGCGCAGGTGTTTGCAGTGCAAGTGGCGCCGCTCAACTCCAGTGAGGTGCGCGGCGAGCAATTGCTGGTGCAGATCGAGCAGATACGCCGCCAGACCGGCGCCGGCAAGGTCAACCTGATCGGCCATAGCCAGGGCTCGCTTACCGCCCGTTACGCGGCGGCCAAACGTCCGGAATGGGTGGCTTCGGTCACCTCGGTGGCCGGGCCCAACCACGGTTCGGAACTGGCGGACTACCTGCACACCCATTACCCGGCCGACAGCGCCAAGGGCCGCATCATGAGTGCGCTGCTGCGCCTGGTGGGGGCGTTGATGGGCCTGTTGGAAACCGGCTACCGCGGCCCGCGCTTTGCAGCGGATATCCACGCCTCCCATCAGTCGCTGACCAGCGAAGGGGTGGCACTGTTCAATCGCCAGTATCCCCAGGGCTTGCCAGATACTTGGGGCGGGCAGGGGCCCGAGGAAGTGGGGGGCGTGCGCTATTACTCCTGGTCCGGCACCTTGCAGCCGGGCAAGACCGATCGCGGGCGCAACCTGCTGGACGGCACCCACCGCAGTTGCCGGCTGTTTGCACGGACCTTCGTCAGGGAGAAGGGCCAGTGCGACGGCATGGTCGGGCGCTATAGCTCACACCTGGGCACGGTGATCGGCGATGACTATGCGCTGGACCATTTTGATATCGTCAACCAGTCACTGGGCCTGGTGGGCAAGGGCGCCGAGCCGATTCGCCTGTTTGTCGAGCATGCCCGGCGGTTGAAGGCGGCCGGGGTCTAG
- a CDS encoding HupE/UreJ family protein: protein MTFNKLLATCALLLVPALAFAHPGHGDNGLVAGIGHPLGGLDHLLAMLAVGLWAAQQQGAARWALPCTFVGTMLLGGVLGFEGLALPALESGIAASVLALGLAVALAIRPPVAVAVAATAVFALFHGVAHGLELPDMTSPWAYAAGFVGATAVLHAAGYALVRFLPAAAAPLVRVVGAASAATGVWLLAG, encoded by the coding sequence ATGACCTTCAACAAACTATTGGCCACCTGCGCATTGCTGCTAGTCCCGGCCCTGGCCTTTGCCCATCCGGGTCACGGCGACAATGGCCTGGTAGCCGGCATCGGCCACCCCCTCGGCGGGCTGGACCACTTGCTGGCGATGCTGGCCGTGGGCCTGTGGGCTGCGCAGCAACAAGGCGCGGCGCGCTGGGCGCTGCCGTGTACCTTTGTCGGCACTATGTTGCTCGGTGGCGTGCTGGGTTTTGAAGGGTTGGCATTGCCAGCCCTGGAAAGCGGGATTGCCGCGTCGGTGCTGGCCCTGGGGCTGGCGGTGGCCTTGGCGATTCGTCCACCGGTGGCAGTGGCCGTGGCCGCAACAGCCGTGTTTGCCCTGTTCCATGGTGTGGCCCATGGCCTGGAGCTGCCGGACATGACCAGCCCCTGGGCGTATGCAGCCGGATTCGTGGGGGCGACGGCGGTGTTGCACGCGGCCGGTTACGCGCTGGTGCGGTTCCTGCCGGCTGCGGCGGCGCCGCTGGTGCGGGTGGTGGGAGCGGCTTCGGCGGCGACTGGGGTTTGGTTGCTGGCGGGCTGA
- a CDS encoding AsmA family protein: MTRTRKMLAWSSACFVLLIAAVVLILVFFDWNRIKPQLNAKVSEELHRAFAINGNLAVVWQREPDEGGWRAWVPWPHVVAEDLSLGNPEWSKQPQMVTLKRVELRISPLALLAQRVVIPRIDLTEPSAELQRLADGRANWTFTFDPKDPNAEPSSWVVDIGAIGFDKGRVTLDDQTLKTRLDVLIDPLGKPIAFNDIVGERDAKKAQEQGTTPQDYAFGLKVSGQYHGQKLAGSGKIGGLLALQDAAKPFPLQAEARIGDTNIALAGTLTDPLNLGALDLRLKLSGTSLGNLYPLTGVTLPDSPAYSTDGRLIAKLHEAGGASFRYDNFNGKIGNSDIHGNLAYVASQPRPKLSGALVSNQLLLADLAPLIGADSNAKQKARGGESKQPATKVLPVEEFRTERWRDMDADVEFTGKRIVHSADLPFTDLYTHLVLNDGQLSLEPLRFGVAGGRLDAQVRLNGRITPLEGRAKLTARNFKLKQLFPTFEPMKTSFGELNGDADIAGRGNSVAALLGSANGELKMLINDGAISRSLMEIAGLNVGNYVIGKLFGDKEVKINCAAADFGIKTGLATSRLFVFDTENAIIYIDGTANMASEQLDLTITPESKGFRLFSLRSPLYVNGPFIKPNAGVKAVPLLLRGAGMVALGVIVAPAAGLLALVAPSGDEPNQCVPLLQQMREGKAPKTVKG; encoded by the coding sequence ATGACGCGCACTCGTAAAATGCTTGCCTGGAGCAGTGCCTGCTTCGTTCTGTTAATCGCCGCAGTGGTCCTGATCCTGGTGTTCTTCGACTGGAACCGGATCAAGCCGCAACTCAATGCCAAAGTCTCCGAAGAGCTGCATCGTGCCTTTGCCATCAATGGCAACCTGGCGGTGGTCTGGCAGCGTGAGCCGGACGAAGGTGGCTGGCGCGCCTGGGTGCCGTGGCCCCATGTGGTGGCCGAAGACCTGAGCCTGGGCAACCCCGAGTGGTCGAAACAGCCGCAGATGGTCACCCTCAAGCGCGTCGAACTGCGCATCTCGCCCCTGGCGTTGCTGGCCCAGCGTGTGGTGATCCCGCGCATCGACCTGACCGAACCGAGCGCCGAGTTGCAGCGCCTGGCCGATGGTCGCGCCAACTGGACCTTTACCTTCGATCCCAAGGACCCGAATGCCGAACCCTCCAGCTGGGTGGTGGATATTGGCGCCATTGGCTTCGACAAGGGCCGTGTGACCCTCGACGACCAGACCCTCAAGACTCGGCTCGATGTGCTCATCGACCCCCTGGGCAAGCCCATTGCATTCAACGACATCGTCGGCGAGCGCGACGCCAAAAAGGCCCAGGAGCAGGGCACCACGCCCCAGGACTATGCCTTTGGCCTCAAGGTCAGTGGCCAGTACCATGGCCAGAAACTGGCCGGTAGCGGCAAGATCGGCGGGTTGCTGGCCCTGCAAGACGCCGCCAAGCCATTCCCCCTGCAAGCCGAGGCCCGGATCGGTGATACCAATATCGCCCTGGCGGGCACCCTGACCGATCCGCTGAACCTCGGCGCCCTGGACTTGCGCCTGAAACTGTCCGGCACCAGCCTGGGCAACCTTTACCCGCTGACCGGCGTGACCCTGCCGGACTCACCTGCCTATTCCACCGATGGACGCCTGATTGCCAAGTTGCATGAAGCCGGCGGTGCGTCGTTCCGGTATGACAACTTCAACGGCAAGATCGGCAACAGCGATATCCACGGCAACCTCGCCTATGTCGCCAGCCAGCCACGGCCCAAGCTCAGTGGCGCGCTGGTCTCCAACCAACTGCTGCTGGCCGACCTGGCGCCGCTGATCGGTGCCGATTCCAATGCCAAGCAAAAGGCCCGCGGCGGTGAAAGCAAGCAACCGGCGACCAAGGTGCTGCCGGTGGAGGAGTTTCGCACCGAGCGCTGGCGCGATATGGATGCCGACGTCGAGTTCACCGGCAAGCGCATCGTGCACAGCGCTGACCTGCCATTTACCGATCTCTACACGCACCTGGTGCTCAACGATGGCCAACTGAGCCTCGAACCCCTGCGCTTTGGCGTGGCGGGTGGCAGGCTCGATGCGCAGGTCCGCCTCAATGGCCGCATCACCCCGCTGGAGGGCCGGGCGAAGTTGACGGCGCGCAACTTCAAGCTCAAGCAACTGTTCCCCACCTTTGAACCGATGAAGACCAGCTTCGGTGAACTCAACGGCGATGCGGATATCGCCGGGCGCGGCAACTCGGTGGCGGCGTTGCTGGGCAGTGCCAATGGTGAGCTGAAAATGCTCATCAACGACGGCGCGATCAGCCGCAGCCTGATGGAGATCGCCGGGTTGAACGTGGGCAACTATGTGATCGGCAAGCTGTTTGGCGACAAGGAAGTGAAGATCAATTGCGCGGCGGCGGATTTCGGCATCAAGACCGGCCTGGCCACCAGCCGGCTGTTTGTGTTCGATACCGAGAACGCGATCATCTATATCGACGGCACCGCGAACATGGCCAGCGAACAACTGGACTTGACGATCACGCCGGAGTCCAAGGGCTTTCGCCTGTTTTCGCTGCGCTCGCCGTTGTACGTCAACGGGCCGTTTATCAAGCCCAATGCCGGGGTCAAGGCGGTACCGCTACTGCTGCGTGGCGCGGGGATGGTGGCGCTGGGTGTGATCGTTGCACCGGCGGCAGGCTTGCTGGCGCTGGTAGCGCCGAGCGGGGATGAGCCGAACCAGTGTGTGCCGCTGTTGCAGCAGATGAGGGAAGGCAAGGCGCCGAAGACGGTGAAAGGCTAA
- the ureG gene encoding urease accessory protein UreG: MNTQPLRVGIGGPVGSGKTALTLALCLALRDRYNLAVVTNDIYTREDADFLVRNQALAPERIIGVETGGCPHTAIREDASINLEAVDQLNRRFPGLDLILVESGGDNLSATFSPELSDLTIYVIDVSAGDKLPRKGGPGICKSDLLVINKIDLAPLVGASLELMNSDTQRMRGGKPFVFSNQKTGVGLEEIVAFIERQGLLTAA; encoded by the coding sequence ATGAACACACAACCCCTGCGCGTCGGTATCGGCGGCCCCGTTGGCTCCGGCAAGACCGCCCTGACCCTGGCGCTGTGCCTGGCCCTGCGAGATCGCTACAACCTGGCGGTGGTCACCAACGACATCTATACCCGCGAAGACGCTGACTTTCTGGTGCGCAACCAGGCCCTGGCGCCCGAGCGGATCATCGGCGTGGAAACCGGCGGCTGCCCGCACACAGCGATTCGCGAAGATGCCTCGATCAACCTCGAAGCCGTGGATCAATTGAACCGGCGCTTTCCGGGCCTGGATCTGATCCTCGTGGAGTCCGGCGGCGACAACCTCTCGGCCACCTTCAGCCCCGAGCTGTCGGACCTGACCATTTACGTGATCGATGTGTCAGCTGGCGACAAGCTGCCACGCAAGGGCGGGCCGGGGATCTGCAAGTCGGACCTGCTGGTGATCAACAAGATCGACCTGGCGCCACTGGTCGGCGCCTCGCTGGAACTGATGAACAGCGACACCCAGCGCATGCGCGGTGGCAAGCCGTTTGTCTTCAGCAACCAGAAAACCGGGGTCGGCCTGGAAGAAATCGTCGCTTTTATCGAACGCCAGGGCCTGCTGACCGCAGCCTGA
- a CDS encoding ferritin-like domain-containing protein codes for MTDMHLSDVSTLRERARKNVENGAVTEGYSADREEILRLLNESLATELVCVLRYKRHYFMANGLKASVAADEFLEHANQELEHADTLAERIVQLGGEPEFNPDLLSKLSHAQYVAGKSLRDMVYEDLVAERIAVDSYREIIQYIGEKDPTTRRIFEDILAQEEEHADDMADILKDL; via the coding sequence ATGACCGACATGCATTTGTCTGACGTAAGTACCCTTCGCGAACGTGCACGCAAGAATGTGGAAAACGGCGCGGTGACCGAAGGCTACAGCGCCGACCGCGAAGAGATCCTGCGCCTGCTCAACGAGTCGCTGGCCACCGAACTGGTCTGCGTCTTGCGCTACAAGCGTCATTACTTCATGGCCAACGGCCTGAAGGCCAGCGTCGCCGCCGATGAGTTCCTGGAGCACGCCAACCAGGAGCTGGAACATGCCGACACCCTGGCCGAACGCATCGTACAGTTGGGCGGCGAACCAGAGTTCAACCCGGACCTGCTGTCCAAGCTGTCCCACGCACAATACGTGGCCGGCAAGAGCTTGAGGGACATGGTCTACGAAGACCTGGTGGCCGAACGCATCGCGGTGGACAGCTATCGCGAGATCATCCAGTACATCGGCGAGAAAGACCCGACCACCCGCCGCATCTTTGAAGACATCCTGGCCCAGGAAGAAGAGCACGCTGACGATATGGCGGACATTCTCAAAGACCTGTAG
- a CDS encoding C40 family peptidase: protein MFKSFLCVLIAGLFGVTSSASANFNKRHTSLAPFSSSLQSVPQPSIDNVVDRAHQLLGTAYKWGGTSQEQGFDCSGLLVYLFKTEANIVIPRTTAAMHRSTAATIKRDALQPGDAVFFRGNGRNQISHVGLYVGEGKFIHSPRKGKSIRIDSLANSYWKKNYTTAKRFQAVR, encoded by the coding sequence ATGTTCAAGTCATTTTTATGTGTACTGATTGCCGGCCTGTTTGGCGTCACGTCCTCGGCTTCGGCCAACTTCAATAAGCGCCATACCTCGCTGGCTCCCTTCAGCTCATCGCTGCAGAGCGTGCCGCAGCCGAGCATCGACAATGTGGTCGACCGTGCCCATCAATTGCTGGGCACCGCCTACAAATGGGGCGGCACCTCTCAGGAGCAGGGGTTCGATTGCAGCGGTTTACTGGTCTATCTGTTCAAGACCGAGGCCAACATTGTCATCCCACGCACCACGGCGGCGATGCACCGTTCGACGGCGGCGACGATCAAGCGTGATGCGCTGCAGCCGGGCGACGCGGTGTTTTTCAGGGGCAATGGGCGCAACCAGATCAGCCATGTCGGCCTGTATGTCGGCGAGGGCAAGTTCATTCACTCGCCGCGCAAGGGCAAGAGTATCCGCATCGACTCACTGGCCAACAGCTATTGGAAGAAAAACTACACCACCGCCAAGCGTTTCCAAGCGGTGCGCTGA
- a CDS encoding ABC transporter ATP-binding protein, producing the protein MSTPILEMKDLDVFYGPIQALKKVSLHIDEGETVSLIGSNGAGKSTLLMSIFGQPRAESGQILYQGVDITHKSSHYIASNGIAQSPEGRRVFPDMTVEENLLMGTIPIGDKHASEDMQRMFELFPRLKERRNQRAMTMSGGEQQMLAIARALMSRPKLLLLDEPSLGLAPIVVKQIFATLRELAATGMTIFLVEQNANHALRLSDRAYVMVNGEIRLTGSGKELLVNEEVRNAYLGGH; encoded by the coding sequence ATGAGTACGCCTATCCTCGAAATGAAGGACCTGGACGTGTTCTACGGTCCGATCCAGGCTCTCAAGAAAGTCTCGCTGCACATCGACGAAGGCGAGACGGTGAGCCTGATCGGTTCCAACGGCGCGGGCAAATCCACGCTGCTGATGTCGATCTTTGGCCAGCCGCGCGCCGAGTCCGGGCAGATCCTGTACCAGGGCGTGGACATCACCCACAAGTCATCCCACTACATCGCTTCCAACGGTATTGCCCAGTCACCGGAAGGGCGGCGGGTGTTCCCCGACATGACCGTCGAGGAAAACCTGCTGATGGGCACCATCCCCATTGGCGACAAGCACGCCAGTGAGGATATGCAGCGCATGTTCGAGCTGTTTCCGCGGCTCAAGGAGCGGCGTAACCAGCGGGCCATGACCATGTCCGGTGGCGAGCAGCAAATGCTCGCCATCGCCCGGGCGCTGATGAGCCGGCCCAAGCTGCTGCTGCTCGATGAGCCGAGCCTGGGGCTGGCGCCGATCGTGGTGAAGCAGATCTTTGCCACGCTGCGCGAACTGGCCGCCACCGGGATGACGATCTTCCTGGTGGAGCAGAACGCCAACCACGCGTTGCGCCTGTCTGACCGGGCGTACGTGATGGTCAACGGCGAAATCCGCCTGACAGGCAGCGGCAAGGAGTTGTTGGTGAACGAGGAAGTGCGCAACGCCTACCTCGGCGGGCACTGA
- a CDS encoding urease accessory protein UreF — MNPAWALLRLASPQLPIGGYSYSQGLEMAVENARVSNADSARRWISDQLLLNLARFEAPLLLAHCQAAVDQDWGRLRQLGEEHRASRETRELFQESRQMGYSLQQLLSGLPELDEAARRFLDATGEPHLALGWALAARAWAISPEDALAAWLWSWLENQLAVLMKTLPLGQQAAQRLTSELLPLLQQAQQDASQRDPHHFGSAAFGLSLACMAHERQYSRLFRS; from the coding sequence GTGAACCCCGCCTGGGCGCTGTTGCGTCTGGCCAGTCCGCAATTGCCGATTGGCGGCTACAGCTATTCCCAAGGCCTGGAAATGGCTGTGGAGAACGCCCGGGTCAGCAATGCCGACAGCGCCCGACGCTGGATCAGCGACCAGTTGCTACTCAATCTCGCGCGCTTCGAAGCACCGCTGCTGCTTGCCCATTGCCAGGCCGCCGTCGACCAGGACTGGGGGCGCCTGCGTCAACTCGGTGAAGAACACCGCGCCAGCCGCGAAACCCGTGAGCTGTTCCAGGAAAGCCGGCAAATGGGCTATTCCCTGCAACAACTGCTCAGTGGCCTGCCGGAGCTGGATGAAGCAGCACGCCGGTTTCTCGACGCCACCGGTGAACCCCATCTGGCCCTGGGCTGGGCACTCGCCGCCCGCGCCTGGGCGATCAGCCCCGAGGATGCCCTGGCCGCCTGGCTGTGGAGTTGGCTGGAAAACCAATTGGCGGTGCTGATGAAGACCCTGCCCCTGGGCCAACAGGCTGCCCAGCGCCTGACCAGCGAACTGCTCCCATTGCTGCAACAAGCCCAGCAGGACGCCAGCCAGCGCGATCCCCATCACTTTGGCAGCGCCGCGTTCGGCCTGTCCCTGGCATGCATGGCCCACGAGCGCCAGTACAGCCGCCTGTTCCGTTCCTAG
- a CDS encoding AGE family epimerase/isomerase has product MPIAPSSANKPQLNAVLTHFNDLIVPLWQGPGWNAELALPYEALDADHRPLPPQRYRAMACARQLYVFASLIGTPGKDFAEERAAALFRSLQRHFHDAEHGGWFYSIDPHGKPLDKRKDLYTHAFIIFACAHYWAKVREPLVESVLNAALEVVAERFATGDGLYEAVLERNWSSLKSGPLQNPLMHLAEGFLATLAVREDAAVQQALLALATAMQQRFIERQHGVMMEKPLGAVDNWFEPGHQFEWFFLLESSPVLRGTALHASLSRAFAYAEQMGVDNVSGAVSGMLALDGTVRDGTQRIWAQAEYLRALTLRAGSAAVLERQLLALQQHFLHARGWNECLDAKGEVSRRDMPSTTPYHLATCYQGLIEFFG; this is encoded by the coding sequence ATGCCCATCGCTCCAAGCTCTGCCAACAAGCCTCAATTGAACGCCGTGCTCACGCACTTCAACGACCTGATCGTGCCGCTCTGGCAGGGCCCAGGCTGGAATGCCGAGTTGGCGCTGCCCTATGAGGCGCTGGACGCCGACCACCGCCCTTTGCCCCCGCAACGCTACCGCGCCATGGCCTGTGCCCGGCAGTTGTACGTGTTTGCCAGCCTGATCGGTACGCCTGGCAAGGATTTTGCCGAAGAACGCGCCGCGGCGCTGTTTCGCTCGCTGCAACGGCACTTCCACGACGCCGAGCACGGCGGCTGGTTCTACAGCATCGACCCCCACGGCAAGCCGCTGGACAAGCGCAAAGACCTCTACACCCACGCTTTCATCATTTTTGCGTGCGCCCATTACTGGGCCAAGGTCCGCGAGCCGTTGGTGGAGTCGGTGCTCAATGCCGCCCTGGAAGTGGTCGCCGAACGCTTTGCCACAGGCGACGGCCTGTATGAAGCGGTGTTGGAACGTAACTGGTCGTCCCTCAAATCCGGCCCGCTGCAGAACCCGCTGATGCATCTGGCCGAAGGTTTCCTCGCCACCCTCGCGGTGCGTGAAGACGCAGCGGTGCAACAGGCCCTGCTGGCATTGGCGACGGCCATGCAGCAGCGTTTCATCGAACGCCAGCATGGCGTGATGATGGAAAAGCCCCTGGGCGCTGTGGATAACTGGTTCGAGCCAGGGCACCAGTTCGAATGGTTCTTCCTGCTGGAGTCCTCACCCGTACTGCGCGGCACTGCGCTGCATGCCTCGCTGAGCCGGGCATTTGCCTATGCCGAGCAGATGGGTGTGGATAACGTGAGCGGCGCCGTCAGTGGCATGTTGGCGCTGGACGGTACCGTGCGTGATGGCACCCAACGCATCTGGGCCCAGGCCGAGTACCTGCGGGCACTGACTTTGCGTGCGGGCAGCGCAGCGGTGCTGGAGCGCCAATTGCTGGCGTTGCAGCAGCATTTCTTGCATGCCCGGGGCTGGAATGAGTGCCTGGATGCCAAGGGCGAGGTGAGCCGGCGGGATATGCCGTCGACTACGCCCTACCATTTGGCGACGTGTTATCAGGGCCTGATCGAATTTTTCGGCTGA